One stretch of Brevibacillus laterosporus DNA includes these proteins:
- the thyX gene encoding FAD-dependent thymidylate synthase has translation MAETQMSVKLIAHTALADDFWWEVELEGGVPTDGQAVALTTIRTCYSANKPSEIVALEGDKYFNQTASDDEGGTEADRLFRHITRSGHTSTLEHLTFTFAVEGVSRALLAQLTRHRVGFSYSVQSQRYVRMGSFDKSGGFDYVLPPSLNGKDTDSTRMTGINEETGDAIWRNITAVEEFEESMRNIQSIYDRLRRAGVPPEDARMVLPNAAATNLVMTVNLRALLDFYGKRREGRGSQWEIAELAEQLRREVTKAEPWTAPYFDAA, from the coding sequence ATGGCAGAAACGCAAATGTCCGTAAAATTAATCGCTCACACCGCACTTGCAGACGATTTCTGGTGGGAAGTCGAGCTAGAGGGTGGAGTTCCTACGGACGGCCAAGCCGTAGCCCTCACCACGATCAGAACGTGTTATTCCGCCAACAAGCCGTCCGAAATCGTTGCTCTCGAAGGCGACAAATACTTCAACCAGACCGCATCCGACGACGAAGGCGGTACGGAAGCCGACCGACTGTTCCGCCACATCACACGATCCGGCCACACGTCTACTTTAGAACACCTTACGTTCACATTCGCGGTCGAAGGCGTAAGCCGCGCCCTCCTAGCGCAATTAACACGCCATCGGGTCGGCTTTAGTTACTCCGTTCAGTCACAGCGCTATGTACGGATGGGCAGTTTCGATAAGTCGGGTGGATTTGATTATGTATTACCACCTTCGCTCAACGGAAAGGATACGGATTCTACTCGAATGACCGGAATTAACGAAGAGACTGGTGACGCCATCTGGCGAAACATTACGGCGGTAGAAGAGTTCGAAGAGTCTATGCGTAATATTCAATCGATATATGACCGTCTACGTCGGGCCGGAGTCCCGCCGGAAGACGCCCGAATGGTACTCCCGAACGCGGCCGCAACCAATCTAGTCATGACCGTGAATCTTCGGGCTTTGCTCGACTTCTACGGCAAACGACGAGAGGGTCGCGGTAGCCAGTGGGAAATTGCGGAACTAGCCGAGCAGTTACGAAGAGAGGTCACGAAAGCAGAGCCGTGGACAGCGCCATACTTTGACGCAGCCTAA
- a CDS encoding RNA polymerase subunit sigma: MGACAVDIEKGHRNLSVRYALNDRDGVHAILRDIHHLRSSRFERGDYAACDVLIDLAEAIGRAGLTAREKEVLYYVYERDLDVKEAGQLMGISPQKAGLRVRNGLERIAKVYTAWNYGEEAA; this comes from the coding sequence ATGGGCGCATGTGCCGTAGATATCGAAAAGGGACACCGAAATCTTTCCGTAAGATACGCATTAAACGACCGCGACGGCGTACACGCAATCCTACGCGACATCCACCATTTACGGTCGAGCCGGTTCGAACGGGGCGACTATGCGGCGTGTGACGTGCTGATTGATCTGGCGGAGGCGATCGGACGGGCGGGGCTGACAGCGCGCGAGAAAGAGGTGTTGTATTACGTGTATGAACGGGACTTGGACGTAAAGGAAGCCGGGCAACTGATGGGCATTAGCCCTCAAAAAGCCGGATTGCGCGTAAGAAATGGATTGGAACGAATTGCGAAGGTTTATACGGCATGGAATTACGGTGAGGAGGCGGCATGA
- a CDS encoding deoxyuridine 5'-triphosphate nucleotidohydrolase, whose protein sequence is MVPVKIKRLHPDAVIPQYATAGSAGFDLVAVEDVAISPGETKKVPLGLAFEMPAGYVMMVCMRSGIAYNTKLRQPNGIGIIDSDYRGEVAMVFENTCGESEFHDFTYGLVNGNYLVSSDGDEMEVDGNYYDPGVDVYYLIRKGDRVAQGLILPVMLAQFIVVDELSETERGAGGFGSTGVSA, encoded by the coding sequence ATGGTTCCCGTAAAAATCAAACGTCTACACCCGGACGCAGTAATTCCGCAATACGCAACGGCTGGCTCGGCCGGCTTCGATCTTGTCGCGGTTGAGGACGTAGCTATCTCACCCGGCGAGACGAAAAAGGTTCCGTTAGGACTCGCGTTTGAAATGCCGGCGGGCTACGTGATGATGGTGTGCATGCGGTCGGGCATCGCATATAACACGAAGCTTCGACAGCCGAACGGTATCGGTATTATCGACAGTGACTACCGAGGCGAGGTTGCGATGGTGTTCGAAAATACTTGCGGAGAGAGTGAATTTCACGATTTCACCTACGGTTTGGTTAATGGAAACTATCTCGTTAGTTCTGACGGGGATGAAATGGAGGTGGACGGCAACTACTACGATCCGGGTGTAGACGTTTACTATCTAATCCGCAAAGGCGACCGCGTTGCCCAAGGACTGATATTGCCGGTGATGCTTGCGCAATTTATCGTAGTAGACGAATTAAGCGAGACAGAACGCGGAGCTGGTGGTTTTGGAAGTACGGGGGTGTCAGCGTAA
- the dcm gene encoding DNA (cytosine-5-)-methyltransferase, with product MLIVGFTYVSLFSGIGGFETALNALGGRCVFASEIDKYANKAYEVLYGESTAGDVTQIAAESVPDHDLLVGGFPCQAFSVAGKQLGFDDTRGTLFFEIARIARVKKPRMLLLENVKGLVSHDKGRTLDTIIQTLDEMGYAVDFRVLNSKYFGVPQNRERIFIVAVRDALHESWAISKNRGVVERAKERIKALGVRIFNFDWPNEGTVTTCIRDILEDDVEEKYYLSEEKTAKLIAQLNGTHEGVTQRFLIDDQGRTTKELRPLNVSPTIRREMHGNEPRVVEPDLVQIGLLDMKGNESIRRVYSAEGVSPTLTTMGGGHREPKVVIERPQQFTDGAGISYCLDANYAKGTSLGDLGKGRRTHVTEEVRPVLTPDRVEKRQNGRRFKKEGEPAFTLTAQDKHGVAIGNYPRYRIRKLTPLECFRLQGFPDTYYHALKSAGISDSQLYKMAGNAVTVNVISAIGRRLLPYLTEESTVKEAA from the coding sequence ATGTTGATAGTGGGATTTACGTATGTTTCGCTATTTTCTGGAATCGGTGGTTTTGAAACGGCATTAAACGCACTCGGTGGTAGATGCGTCTTTGCGAGCGAGATTGATAAATACGCGAACAAGGCTTACGAGGTGCTATATGGAGAGTCTACGGCTGGCGACGTTACACAGATCGCAGCCGAATCCGTACCGGATCACGATTTACTAGTCGGTGGCTTCCCGTGTCAGGCGTTCTCAGTAGCGGGTAAGCAACTCGGTTTCGATGATACGCGAGGCACCCTATTCTTCGAGATTGCACGGATTGCTCGCGTGAAGAAGCCGAGGATGTTGCTGTTAGAAAACGTAAAGGGACTCGTCAGCCACGATAAAGGCAGGACGCTTGATACGATTATCCAGACGTTAGACGAGATGGGATATGCGGTGGACTTCCGTGTACTCAATTCAAAATATTTCGGCGTACCGCAGAATAGAGAGCGTATCTTTATTGTTGCGGTAAGAGACGCGTTGCACGAGTCCTGGGCAATCTCGAAGAATAGGGGTGTTGTCGAGCGTGCCAAAGAACGGATAAAGGCGTTAGGTGTCCGGATATTTAATTTCGATTGGCCTAATGAGGGTACGGTTACGACATGCATTCGGGACATTCTCGAAGATGATGTTGAAGAGAAGTATTATCTGAGTGAAGAGAAGACGGCGAAGTTGATCGCTCAATTGAACGGTACGCATGAAGGCGTAACCCAAAGATTTCTTATCGATGATCAAGGACGGACCACGAAAGAACTACGTCCACTCAATGTATCCCCTACGATTAGGCGTGAGATGCACGGGAATGAACCGAGAGTAGTCGAGCCGGATTTAGTACAGATCGGACTCCTCGACATGAAAGGCAATGAATCAATACGCCGAGTCTACTCGGCGGAAGGGGTTTCGCCAACGCTCACGACAATGGGCGGTGGGCACCGTGAACCGAAAGTCGTAATTGAACGCCCACAACAGTTTACGGACGGGGCTGGAATCAGCTACTGCCTGGACGCTAACTACGCTAAAGGCACGTCACTAGGAGATTTAGGGAAGGGTCGTCGTACGCATGTAACGGAGGAAGTCCGCCCTGTTCTAACGCCTGATCGCGTTGAAAAAAGGCAGAACGGGCGCCGTTTCAAAAAGGAAGGGGAGCCGGCGTTCACACTAACCGCACAGGACAAGCACGGGGTCGCTATCGGAAACTACCCGCGCTACCGCATCCGCAAACTAACACCACTCGAATGCTTCCGTTTACAAGGATTCCCAGACACTTATTATCACGCGTTAAAATCCGCAGGAATCAGCGACTCTCAACTCTACAAAATGGCGGGCAATGCCGTAACTGTTAACGTAATAAGCGCGATAGGCAGGCGTTTATTACCGTATTTGACGGAAGAGTCTACGGTAAAGGAGGCGGCGTAA
- a CDS encoding HNH endonuclease — MSTEELAKTLGYKNASSLRTVASRLGIKKSYKIEDISGENWLEHPDYPDFLVSNKGRIKSRTRNTLIFTRVHEGYYDCRIKDKSGKKKSPRIHRLVAEVFVPNPKGLPFVNHVDGNKLNNDATNLEWVTRSENSRHAREMGLVGVRRDTLDEDSVRDICKKLQAGASIREITHSNARYTRARVEGIRQRRRWLRISGDYSW, encoded by the coding sequence ATGTCAACGGAGGAGCTAGCTAAGACACTCGGTTACAAGAATGCATCCTCACTACGTACAGTCGCTAGTCGATTAGGCATCAAGAAGTCATATAAAATCGAGGATATTTCCGGGGAGAACTGGCTAGAACATCCGGATTACCCTGACTTTTTAGTCAGCAACAAAGGCCGCATTAAATCGAGAACACGTAACACGCTGATTTTTACGCGTGTACACGAGGGTTACTATGATTGCAGGATTAAAGACAAGTCCGGTAAAAAGAAATCACCACGCATTCATAGGCTGGTCGCAGAAGTGTTCGTTCCGAATCCAAAAGGATTACCATTCGTTAACCACGTGGACGGGAACAAGCTGAATAATGATGCTACTAACCTAGAATGGGTCACGCGATCAGAAAACAGCAGACACGCTCGTGAAATGGGGCTGGTTGGGGTAAGAAGGGATACTTTGGATGAAGATTCAGTAAGAGACATATGCAAGAAATTACAAGCTGGTGCGTCGATACGTGAGATAACACATTCTAACGCGAGGTACACTCGAGCAAGAGTAGAAGGTATACGGCAGCGTCGTCGATGGCTGAGAATTAGTGGAGATTATTCTTGGTAA